The genomic segment ACTCCACGACCAAGGGCGCCATCCGGTGGGCCACCGGGGTCTGCGACATCATCGACTTGAACTCCGAATACACGATGTGCAGTTCGTCGACGCCCGGGCCGTCACCGGCCTGCTGATCGTCGTCACCCCCGGCGCCCTTCATGAACGCCCCCACCAACGTCGAACCGATCTCCGCGGCGTTCTCGTACTGGGGTTGCTCAGAGAAGCCCGACCACGACTCGACGATGTCCCAGTTCCGGAAGGTGTAGTAGTTCTGCGCCTTTCGGCCCACGGTGTAGAGGACCGGTTCCTTTCCCTCGTCTCGAAGCTGGGCGAAAAGCTGCTCGGAGCGACGGAAGATGCCGGAGTTGTAGGCGCCGCACAAACCACGGTCGGAGGACACCACCAAAACACCGGCCCGCGTCGGGTCCGGGCGCTCGACGAGCAACGGATGGTCCAGAGCGGCTTCGCTGGCCAGGGTGGTGAGCATCCGGGTGATCTCGAAGGCGTAGGGCCGGGCGGATTCGAGCCGATTCTGCGCCTTGGGAAGGCGCGATGTCGCGATCAGCTCCTGGGCTTTGGTGATCTTCTTGATCGAGCCCGCGGAGCGGATCCGCCCGCGTAGTTCGCGAAGTGTGGCAGCCATGGTTAGCTACTTCTTGTCCTTCTTGGGCTCTTTCTTCGCGTCCTTCTCCTTGGGCTCCGCCTTTTTGACCTTCACGGATTCCTTGTCGTCGTCTTCCTTGGCCTCGGCGTGCTCGTCGGGCACCACCGAACCACCGCCGGTTGCCGCGAAGCCCTTCTTGAAGTGATTGATGGCGTCGGTGAGGGTCTTCTCGTTTTCCTCAGTGAGCTTCTTGCTGGTGCGGATCTCTTCGAGGATCTTGTCCTCGGAGCCCCGGATGTGGTCCAGCAGTTCGGCTTCGAATCGCCTGACATCCTCGACCGGCACCGAGTCCACATGCCCACTGGTGCCTAGGAACATCGAAACCACCTGCTCCTCGACCGGCAGCGGCTGGTTTTGCGGTTGCTTGAGCAGCTCGACCAAGCGCGCGCCACGCTCCAACTGCGCCTTCGATGTGGCGTCCAAATCCGAGGCGAAGGCGGCGAAGGATTCCAATTCGCGGTACTGCGACAGGTCCAAACGCAGACTTCCTGCCACCTCTTTCATGGCCTTGATCTGCGCCGCGCCACCGACTCGGGACACCGAGACGCCGACGTTGATGGCGGGCCGGACGCCCTGGTTGAACAGGTCGGTCTCTAAGAAGCACTGTCCGTCGGTGATCGAGATGACGTTGGTGGGGATGTAGGC from the Mycobacterium lentiflavum genome contains:
- a CDS encoding F0F1 ATP synthase subunit gamma; its protein translation is MAATLRELRGRIRSAGSIKKITKAQELIATSRLPKAQNRLESARPYAFEITRMLTTLASEAALDHPLLVERPDPTRAGVLVVSSDRGLCGAYNSGIFRRSEQLFAQLRDEGKEPVLYTVGRKAQNYYTFRNWDIVESWSGFSEQPQYENAAEIGSTLVGAFMKGAGGDDDQQAGDGPGVDELHIVYSEFKSMMSQTPVAHRMAPLVVEYVEEDTGPRTLYSFEPDATTLFEALLPRYLTTRVYASMLESAASELASRQRAMKSATDNADDLIKALTLEANRERQAQITQEISEIVGGANALADAAK